The Coturnix japonica isolate 7356 chromosome 8, Coturnix japonica 2.1, whole genome shotgun sequence sequence CGGTGCTGTCGGTTCGTCCCTTATTTTGTTCTCTTGCTTCGGGATGcgtccagccccacatccccgGGGCTGCAGTGTCCCCAAGTGGTCGGACAACCCCTACAGCGCGGGGGAGGACGCAAGGAAAAGGAGCTGGCAATAAACCGgccccagtgctggggctgcagctgtgccctgggCAGGACGCAGGAGCGTCCCCGGGGACCGGGACCTGGGCCGGGCTCTGGCCCCGTTTCTCCCTGCCCTTTTATCCTTGTTAGGAATCATTAAGGAAAATGGTTGTTTTCCGAGGCCGCGGCCATCTGCTCCTTTGGCGCTGCCTAAATCCCCCCTGTAACAAATTCATTGGGATTACGCAGCCCTCCCCTAATCCCAGCCCTGCCCCCCGTGCGGGGATTTAAAGGGATTAGAGCCCGGCTGATAATAAACTTTATTAGGGGGGTGTGCGTGAGGGGGGTGTCAATCCGATTTGGAGCCATTTTCTTGATATCTTCACTTTGCCCAGGTGGGAGGAGAAGGGCCGGCAGCGCTACGGGCCCATCCTCCTGCCCTTGAAATAAATCGTCTGTCGCCGCTGCCTCCTTCTCCTTGATTTCCCTGGAGGGGGAGGTgcccatccccagcatccctcACCCCTCCCACCCAACCCCGGGCACCTCTCCTGGAAGCAGATGCTCCTCTGCACCCCCTCCCTGACCCTAAAGCAGCGGTGGGAGATGATGcgctgggggtgggggaggcTGCCCAGATCGCCGCTGTGGGGGGAGATTTGCGGTGCTGGGAGCTAAAGCCGCCACGCACGCAGGGAAAAAGAGAGTCCCGTAAATAGACTTTCCGTAATCCTGTTTGGTGCCGGCCCGATGCTCGCGGAAGGAGCAGCGCTGGGGACCCCCCCACACACGCCGATGGGCACCCAAAGTGGCCGCTGCGGTGGGGCAGCGCCGCGTTGTGCCGTGCTCACAGGTGGGCTGAGatgagggatggggggggggctgtgctgcataTCCCCCCGGGGCCGCCCCTTCCCATCGCCGGTAATTACCCAAATGGCGCAGGCTGATGGGAGACAGTCGCTATTCCCTAATAGAATTTGCCCTCAAGTGCAATTTAATTTTCCTGGGCCAGCCGCCCCCCCGGCTCGCTGCCGCCCGCCgcttcctttctcccctctttcctttcccaccTCGATGCAGGCAGGAGCCTCTCCGGCCATAAAATAGCGGGGCTGGGGATTGTGGTGGGGGGGACACCCTTCATGTCTGCTAAACCCCTATTAAAATTAACAGCGCCCTGCTCGGCACAACCCGCGTTCTCCAGCCGCCGGTAAGTGTCCGCTCTGTGATTTCTCCATGCAATGGGGGTGGGATGCGGGGGGTCCGGATACCTCCTTCCcacttgggggggggggtgaaagGGATGGGATTATCCAACCTTGACGCCTTCTCAGGGCACCGGGGGGAATGAGCCCCAAAGCGATTCGAAGGGGAATAGATGGGCGAGGGGAGGGAGGTGCGTGAGGGAACGGAGCGGGGCGAGGATAGAGGTGATGCGTGGAAGGTGCTGCGGGGGTCATGGGGCACCAGTGCGATGCGGGGATGGGTGATGCAGATGGCGGCAGGGAGGGGGTCCGTACCGATATGCGGAATGAGAACGGAACCCCCTCGGGAGAAGGGGACGCGTTGGGGCAGAAGGATCCATCGGAGCCCTCCGGAGCGGGGGGGGCAGAGCGCCGTGACTCCGGCAGCGGCGTTTGGAGAACGGCCTGGGAAAGGGAtgggggacagggatggggtaAGGGATGGAACTAAGGGATGGGGGTAAGGGATGGGGCTAAGGGATGGGGTAAGGGATGGGGTAAGGGATGGGGGTAAGGGATGGGGGTAAGGGATGTGGTAAGGGATGGGTACAGGGATGGGTACAGGGATGAATACAGGGATGGGTACAGGGATGGGTACAGGGATGGGTACAGGGATGAATACAGGGATGAATACAGGGATGGGTACAGGGATGGGTACAGGGATGGGTACAGGGATGCCCTCCTGCCCGCAGGTCCCATTGCTCCGTGCGGCTCCTCCCGCCCCGCAGAGCAGCCCCTGGCCGGGCAGATCCGCTGCCGGGCTGTGTCAGtgcccggccccgctccccgcgGGAGATCTGGGGGGTTTCGTCGTTCCCGCGCCCCGCTCACCGGCACCGACCGGCCCCAGCCCTTCGGCATCGCCCCGCTCTGCGTTGCCCCTCTGCTCTCGGCCGCTCACGGCCCGGCTGCCCGGCGCCATGTCCCGACAGCCCCATGTCGCGATATCTCCGTCCACGCTCCGCAGGTTCCGGACTCCCGGGGCGTGGCGCGCTCAGGCCCCGCCCCTTTCATTCAAGCCACGCCCACAACCACTACGCCCCGCCCCTTTCTGCCCTCAGGCCCCGCCCCCTAAGGCGTGCGGCGTGCGGTGATTGGCGGAGAGCGGCAGGCCCCGCCCCCGGCCCCCTGCGGGCGGTGACGTCAGGCGCGCTCCCCGCAGGGCAATGAATGGGAGGCGGGCGGAGCTGCCGGCACAGCTGCGGCACCGCAACGGGCCGCAACCGGCACCGACACCGACACCGACACCGAcaccggcaccggcaccgggACGGCTCGGCTCCAACTGGTGCTGCTCGTGTCCGGGGCCCGGCCCGctgccctctccctgccctcttCTCTCCCCTCTTCTCTCCCCTCCGTCGCCCCCGGGCCAATAAAATGATGCAAAGCTCAGCGCTCGCTGCCGAAGGGGCTGTCAAGGGGCTGCCGGAGATCCTCGGGGTGCCGGTACAACGTAAGGACGCGTTTCTCTTCCCCGTTCCCTCCCCGTTGTCCCCCGGTCGCGTTTCCCACCCTTTCGTTTCCCCCCGTGTTCTGCTCGGTGAAGCCGGGGGGGCCCGTCGGGGCGGTCGGGGCGGCTGTGCGTGTGCACGGGGCTGCAGCGGTGCCCCCGCTGTCGCTGTATGTCGCGACACGAGGCCCCGAGCCTCCTCCGGTCTGTCGGTGCGAACATCCATCGGTACGTGCTGCAGAGCTACAGGTGGCGAGGAGCCGGGTGCCCCCCCCGGGAGGGCCGTGAGCGTCCGGCTGTATGCGGGGACACCGTGCGGGTGTaatgggagggggggagggtgCGAGCAGTGCCGGTCTCGGTTCGGTTCTATTTGTTATCGTTGTTAGCGTTTATGATTCGCATTCGTGTTTATTATCGCCGTTATCATCGATTATTGCTTTCACggttccccctccccccacaccCCGTTCGTAAACGGTTCCGGAGAAGCGGAGCGTCCCGCTGTATCGGGGGGGTCCGGTACTGGGAGGGGGCAGTGCCCCATCCGCACCCCCAGCCCGATGTGGGGCTGTCTCTCTGCTTCTGCCCGCAGCAGGGAGCAGCGAACGAGATGTTCTTCTCGTGTATTTCAGCGCAACAAATCGGTGGTGAAATAGCGGTGTTTGTGCTGCCGAAGTTCCCGTGGTGCTGCTGGAtgggggggtggaggggctGCATGGGGCCGCCTCTCAGTGCGGGCTGCGGGGCTCCGTGGGGACTGGGGGGGTCAGCGGAGGCACCGTGTCGGAACCCCCCCATGCTATAGGGAAACCGTGAGGTGAGAAATAGGGGCATCAGTGCGGGGCCTCTGGCCGGGATCCGGAGACAGGGAGAGGGGCTGCtatcccctcctcccccccacctccccccagGTCTGCTCTATcattataataatattttattctttttatttggttttattttaccccccccccccccatccccatccccatcacgGCTCACAGCGATGAGCTCCCTTTGCCGTTCTCGTTTCCCATCGCTGTGAGATCGCATTTCTCGGCCCCCGCACCCGCACAGCTCCTTTCTGCCTTAACCCCGACATTCTGCATCGACTTCAGCTCAGCGTTGGGGAGCCGAGAGCTGCGGGGTGGGCCTATAAACCCCCCCACGGCCAGCGCTAATTGACACCCTCATTAACAGCGCTATTTCTTTAGGGGCAGGTGGGCAAACGTGCGGCAAAGCTTTTGCCGTACCCAAAGTAATGCCTAAAGCACCTTCCcgaaataataattaataataataacaataataaacGAATGCATCGATAGGGCGAtcatgagaaataataataagaagaagaaataagagagaaatcGATCTCTGTAGATGGAATAAAACCAACGGGCTGTGCTGCCAACTCGCAGTGCAGTGGGGGGGAGTGGGGCCGGATTGGCCcctgtgtgtttatatatatgtatgtatttatatgtatatgtgtgtgaatatatatgtgtgtgtatatatgtgtgtgtatgcatgcatatatccacatgcatacacacatgtgtatatacatgtgcATCTGTACGTGTGTTGATCTGTGTACACACAGATGCGTGTGTATATTTATCAGATCAAATGAAATGATCCGAActactggaaaacaaacctAAACACGCCTTTATTTCAATAGCTGTTTGTCCACGTTCCGATCTCTTTCCGGAGCTGTTTGGGGCAGATATGGCGATACACACCGCGGCTGGTTCCGTTCCCGACGCTCGGAGGTGCCGCTGCCTCCAGCGCTGCGCGTCCCCGCATGGCTGCGCCGGACGCGCTCCGTTCCCCCCCCCTCTCTTTCATCCGTCCGTGGGGATAACGCAGGGGGTTCTGTCTCCCCTCGTTGCCGTGGGGGGGTCCCGTGGGATCGGCGGCGTCTCCGTTCGGTGCCGTTTGTTGATGCCCCCCCCGGGGCTGGGGGTCACCCCGCTGCCCCAccgccgggccccgccgccTGCACCGCCCCGCTGCGATCGGCTGCTGCGCCCTTTGCCTTcacccctttttctttcccctttttcctttcctctctcctgccATTATCGATCTTTTTTCCCTTATCGTTGcgtttcttttgcctttttcctcctcccccccctccccccgtccttttttttttttccccccacttttCCTCCCAtcccttcttttcatttccttttttcgttctcttttgctttctttcccccttttatttctctttcctttccccttcttctccCATGTTaatttcctcccttccctttagTTTCTTCCTCTCCGTCcattcatttcccttttccttttccgtttttcttttccttctttcattttttttgccttttcccctttaatttttttacatttcttttctttctttacccttttatttcccccttctctctgcttccctttccttcccccgtttcttatttccttccctttatttcgtttatttccttttcctcccttcttccctttccctttttattttcctttctgcctttttccttcttttcttttctcttattctctttctcctcttttcttccttcctttttctcccttctcttttagtttccttttttttcctcccttttctttcacattttccgttttcatttcctctcttcgtttcctttccccccttcttttccttttctcttctcctcccctttcttttctttttctctgttcctttctttttttccattccattttcttttcctctccttctcccccttcctcatttcctttccattccccttttcttttcttttgctcttttctgttttattttctttccctcttctcttttcctttcttctccccttctctttctcccttcgtttttcctccctccttccctttccttttacCCTTCCACCTCTCCCCccctttccattttccattcccgttttcctttccattttccttatttccttctcattaaccttcccccttcccctactcttttcctccccttttcctttctccaacCTCTTTTCCCTCCATCACCCTTCTCCCCCTCATTCTGCCCTTCTATCCCCTCCCCGTTTTCCTctctccccccttccttcccccccactccccatTTCTCCATCGGGGAACGCAGGAGCGCGATGCGACTCGCGGTGCCGCCGTTGCTGAGGCCGTTCTCCCCTCCATCCCCGCAGAGATCCCCCAGTGCGCAGGGTGCAGCCAACACATCCTGGACAAGTTCATCCTGAAGGTGCTGGACCGCCACTGGCACAGCTCGTGCCTCAAGTGCGCCGATTGCCAGATGCAGTTGGCCGAGCGCTGCTTCGCCAGAGCCGGCAGCGTCTATTGCAAGGAGGATTTCTTCAAGTGAGTACCGGGGGACGCTGCCCCGTCTCTCCTCCCCGTCCCTCCTACCGCGAGTTGCGATGGAGCCGTGAAATCCCCgatgctgctgctctctctgccCGGCTCCGTGTGAGGGGGCACCGCTCCactcctcatttctttcctcttttatatTTAACCTTCCCCCCCTCACCACCACCTCCCcgtatttatttttatgttttcatttctttccccgCTTCCTTTTTaccccttttttccccatccttttTATATTCACTCTGTGCTATGAGATGAACCTCCCTTCTTTTCACCGCTGCTTTCCCTCCTTGAGCTCATCCATCTCCCCGGCTGCCGCATGGAAGAACCAACAAACAGCCCATTTCCCACCCCCCACCTCtgctctccccccatccccaaaaTGAGCTTCCAAGCACACATGCTCTAGCCCTGTTTTCTGGCAGAATTTGGGGGTTTTCCTATGGGCTGATGCCTCATCTCCCATCCTTCATCCCCACCAACCCGCAGGATGTGGCCATAATCCTGTGTGGACCTTCCCAGCTCAGCAGAATGAAGGGGCTCAGCATGTTTTTCTGTGccctccccctcacccccccagGAGCCCAATCCCATTGCCAGCCCAGGGGCACAGCAGCGTCAGCACCACATCCCCACGTCCCACTGTCGCAGCCACTGAAAATCATGGTGTGAAATGAAGCTGATGATCTCCAAGTCACTTACGGAGCTGGCCCAAAGGTGTGGGGATCGATGATATTGGCACTGGGAGCTCAATGGTGGGCTCATGTCAGGGTCCATGTAGATCATCCTGAGCTAATCAATAGCTTAGTGCCGTCACCTTTGGTTCAGCCATTGGTGGGGCCCAGGGTCTGCTCACCTGAAgttcctcttcaatatctttgcatgtagaatcattaagtgTGGGAAAACACCCAGATCCTGAAGTCCagccccaacccaccccactaTCGACCTCacccctcagtgctgcatctccaCAACCCCATAGCACCTTTGGGGATGGTGACCCCAatgctctctgggcagccctttCCTTGCACGCTCCTCCATACCTGCTCTGCACACCTTTGCAGCACGCCCCTGGCAGCCCAccctgctggcacagcacagcaccgcCACGCTGTCATTACGGCGTAAGAGCCCCATCATTCTGCATTAATCTGGGATTCATCATGAGAGCGGGGCGGtgtaattaatttatttggtATTAATGTGGATGAAATATGTACTGTCCTTGCGGGGGAAATCAGGCAGCCTATAAGCATTAGTTAAAAGAACCATTAAACTCAAcccttccccagctccattAGGGGCAGCCGCTGACGAAGATGAAGCCGCGCCGCGTGAGGTGTCAGCCGTAATTAGGCTGATGGCTGGGTTAACTCTGCCCCGCTGGCCGCTTGTCCTTGCAGGCGCTTCGGGACCAAATGCACGGCGTGCCAGCAGGGCATCCCCCCCACGCAGGTGGTGCGCAAAGCCCAGGACTTCGTCTACCACCTGCACTGCTTCGCCTGCATCATCTGCAGCCGGCAGCTGGCCACCGGCGATGAGTTCTACCTGATGGAGGACGGGAGGCTGGTGTGCAAGGAGGACTATGAGACTGCCAAGCAGAACGGTAGGACCTCGAGCTCGTGTTTTGTGGCCTCTGAGATTGTGTTTTACTGCCAGCGCTGCTCACGCCACACGTTTGCTCCCAGATGACTCCGAGGCTGGAGCTAAGCGGCCCCGCACCACCATCACGGCCAAGCAGCTGGAGACACTGAAGAATGCCTACAAGAACTCCCCCAAACCTGCCCGGCACGTGCGGGAGCAGCTCTCCTCTGAGACGGGGCTGGACATGAGGGTGGTGCAGGTGAGACCAAGGACAGGCCtctgcacacagcccagcaccaaAGGGCTTGGGTTGGGTTCCAGGTGCTGGGGTGCTGCGGTGATGTGATGCTGGATTGAAGGGGTGCAGGGATGCTTGGTTGTAGGGTGCATGGAAGCTGGGACGTGGGGTGCTCTGgttcctgctgtgtgcagatgCAAGGTTGAAACAATGCTGTAGTGCTGAGATGCAGAGGCATCAGACCACATGGATGCCAGAACTCTGGGACTGCTGGCATGCATGTTCCCATGGCTGGTAGGCTGCATCAGTGCTGTGATGCCATGGCAACGAGGTGCAGGTGTGCAGGATTACATGGATGCTGGGTGCCAGTGGTGCTGGGTTACATGGCTGCTGGACTGCTGGTGCACTGGGTTGCAGGGTTACTTGTTTGCACAGTACCTGCGTGTTGGGGAGCTGGCATGATGGGGCACAGAACTGTGGGGATCCTGGTGTGAGGGGATGAAGGGTTGAAGCGCAGATGTATTGATTTGCAGGACAGTTGCTTTGTACGGGAAGTGGGCTGCGTGACTGCTATGATGCCATGATAGTGCAGTGCAGAGGTGCCAGGCTGCGTGGGTGCTGTCATACTGGGGTATGCTGGGTTGCCAGGGGTGCTGGGGTGCATGGATGACGGCCTGCTGGAGCACTGAATTGCAGGGACACTCAGATGCGCAGCATTTGGGAGCTGGGGTGCTCAGGTGCTGGCATGATGTGGAGTTGTTGCAAGGATTCTGATGTGCAGGGATGCTGGTTTGTAGGGGTGCTGGGTTATATGGGGGCTGAGGCACTGGCATGTCGTGGTAATGGGGTGCAGGATTGCACAGGTGCTGGTATACTTGGTTAGACTGCTTGGTCACACAGCTGCCTGGGAGTTGGAGTGTCGGGTTGTGGGGGTCCCATTGCATGGGGACACGGGGATGGAGCAGTAATTGATGTcagctgctgtggctgggaGGTGCCGGCACACAGGGCGCTGGGATGCCAGGCTGCAAAGCCACCACAGAcatccccattgcccccatcCCCAGGTGTGGTTCCAGAACCGTCGGGCCAAGGAGAAGCGGCTGAAGAAGGACGCGGGGCGGCACCGCTGGGGCCAGTTCTACAAGAGCGTCAAGCGGAGCCGCGGGGCCGGCAAACTGGAGAAGGAGAGCTCGGCTGAGGACTGCGGGGTCAGCGACAGCGAGCTCAGCTTCCGCGGTGAGTGGGGCAGGGGGTGCGGGGCGGCGGTGTGCGGGGGTCCCCGTGCACGGCTGACGGCCCGTGCGCTCCGCTCCTTGTCCCTGCAGACGAGCAGATCCTCTCGGAGCTCGGCCACACCAACAGGGTTTACGGCAGCGTTGGCGACGTGGCAGGAGGACAGTTGCTGAACGGCGGCTTCGCCATGGACGGGACGGGACAGCCGTACCAGGACTTGCGGGACGGCAGCCCCTACGGGCTCCCCCAGTCGCCGTCGTCCATCTCGTCGCTGCCGTCCCACCCGCCCTTGCTCAACGGGTTGGACTACGCCATGGACGgcagcatggggctgggggcgcAGGGGGTGAGTCAGACGCTGCGCGCCATGGCCGGGGGGGGCCCCACCTCCGACATCTCCACGGGGAGCAGCGTCGGGTACCCAGACTTTCCCACCAGCCCGGCCTCCTGGCTGGACGATATGGATCACCCCCCTTTCTAAGCGCCGCTCGCCCCCCGCCCCGGCCCCCTGCGTGCTCCCCCAGCCCGCGAGAGCAGCGCCGGAGATGAGAGACGGTGCCAGGATTTCCTATGGGAAGAGGAACCGGAGGGATCCGCGGGGGCTCGGTGCCCGTCCTCGGGGCATCGGCGACGTCTGGGGCTCGGGGACGGGGCGGGTGCCTTTGGGTGTAAGCACAAGGGAGGTGCGGGCGCACAGCACGGCGAGGACGTCGGGGTCACCCCGCCTCGTCCCTCCTGGTCGGCGGAGAGCCACGCGTGCAGGAGGGGAGGACAATCAGGGACGGCAAAGCCCTTATGGCAGAAAGGTTCGTTTCAGAGCGTTTCTCCCGGCCCAGGGGCCGTGTTGGCTGCAGCGCTGGGCGGTGGGAGCGGGGCTGTCGCGCTGCGGCTGCAGGGCCGTGATTTATCCCCGGGCGTGCAGGAGTGCTTACGGTGCAGCGCTGCACCTCGCTGGCTGGAGGGGAGGGattgcagcaggaagaaaagcctCCGGGCTGAGAGGCCGAGGACGCGGCCAAGCTGGGGCTGGGATACGGAGAAAGATGATGGGGAGAGCGGGGTGAGCCTCTGCTGCGGGATATTGCAATAACATTCCCCAAAAGCTCGGGGTTGTGCGTGGTCGGTGGCGTTTGGTgacagcaggctgtgctggctgctgcccgAGGCCGAAAGCAAAGGGAATTACAAGTAAACTTGAAATCAAGCATGCGGGCAGAATGTCCCCCAGCTGGGTGtgttggtgctgcagggctgcccagctGTACCTGTGTGCCCTCAGCCGCGCTCCCCCcggtgctgctctgtgccaagCCCCAGCCCCCGGGTGGCACAGGGAAGGGACACGAGGGGggggctgtccctgcagcagtcCCTGCTTGCTCACCATTCCCATCCGATGCAGCCAAACGTCCTCCCCTCCCCTTGTAAATGTTGTACAGTTCCAGAAAGTGAGAGTCTTGTTTGCTGGGAAgatgggagggggggaggggtgagggtgggaaaagaaaacaataaaacaatttaaagaataaaatcttatttattGCCACGTCTTTGGGGAGACACGTCCCCACACCCTGTCCGTGGGATGCTGCTTTGTACCTTGCCTCCTGTGCCATGGCATGAGCTGTGTACGGTCCCTGGGCACACAATGTCAATAAATTCGGGActcacctgcagctgctgtctctGGGCTCTTCTTCCCTCTGGGGGAGCAGCGGCATCGCCTGCTCTGTCCCCCCTTGGGGCTGTTTGCAGCCCCCTGGGTAATTTAGGTGAGGTGAAGCCTGTGGTCCCTCAGGTCAGGATGGAGATGGAGTGGTTGTGGCTTGTCCCATTGGGCTGTGGATGAGCtgacagcagccccagcaccctGACATGGAGCTGGTACATCTCCATGCTTTGCAGTGAGCACTTCCATCTCTGCCACTGCCCCCCTGTCACCCCAAGGGGCTGTCCCAAGGTTTGGGGacctcagctctgtgcaggctCAGGTGCTGGGGGCTGAGCCCGGCCGTGAGCACCGGTGTGTTggcttttatatattttaatcattttaacatttaatgCTTCTCAATTAAAGTGATTTCCTGGAGTAGATGCCAAGCTTAGCCCGAATGCACATTAACCACTTTCTGTATCGGTAGTTAAAGGCACCGGGGGATTTAAGCAGCAATCCGCAGGGCTGTTGGGGAAAGGTTTGGCTGAATAAAGCAGAttataaacaataataaatgtCTTGCTCATTTTTACCcccctcctgctttttttttttggtttggaaAGGCTCCAAACTCACAAACAGACCTAAAGTGCTATAAACATCTCCAGGGCTGCGCGCTGAGCCCCCCAACATGTGCTCCCTAATAGCAGGGGCCTCAATGCTTCTGTCCCAGCTTTAAGAGGGTGTTTTATTACCCACTGAGCCCAAGTTCCCTTCACATTATGGGCTACGTGAGGTACAGCTGGTTGGTCCCCcttgccttcccaccaggtgctcagtcaggCTGTGAATTAGCATTTTGGCTGCTGTGGGTTTGCTGATGCACCTCTAGGCTGTCCTGGGTGCATCCAAAGTGATGCAGCAGCCTGGCTTGTCCTTGCCATTGACCCAACACCTCCTGcaagggctggaagggaccctaagTGTTGGAATCTGCTGAGGAAAAGCACAAGGGAATGTACAGCCCACGGATGTAGAACAGAGGATGGCACCTCCCATCCCTACAGCCCCCCAGGAACCAAGCTGCTCATTCATGTTGGAGAAGACCTTTAGatcaccccatccccactgtgcccactgaccacatccctcagcgCCCTCATGTTCCTCCCTGCAAGAGAAGCAGGCAGAGACACTGTCCCAACACtgtgcttattttatttataataattttgCTTGGacccaagagaaaaaaaaaccccaaaccctaaATGGTAACACAACCCCACGGCCCTGGCCGTGCCAGCAGCCCTCCCCAGCAGCGTGCACTAAAACACAGGTcccattcccagccctgtgcccgCTCCCTCCCCTGGAATACTGCAAGATGTCAGAGCATGCAAAACCCTGACCCGAAGCCTTGGAGGAGAGCAGGGCTTTGCTGCACGATGGTACCCATCCAGCCTCATGCCACGGCTACACCTTGCccgctgtgtgctgctgcagggccgAGGTGATGGCCTTACAGTCTGTCACCTCCTCTGGCAGGCAGCCCTCCTTGTCCCGCAGCGTGGGGTCGGCCCCGgattgcagcagcagctccacaatGTCGGAAAACTCACAGGCAGAGGctgtgggaaggagagagagcagGGTTAGGCCTCGGCCCTGGGCTGATTCCTGCCGGATCGGTGCCTCTTTGGTTTTAATTACAGTTCAGGTCCTTTTGCAGTAGAACCAACTAACTCTTTTTTCGCCGTTCAATGTTGTAAGCTGAGGATCTTTTGCATTACTCGGCAGTTTTACGCTGACCTGAAGCGACGAGTGgcaaagtttaattaaaataaaggcaaCGTGTGATTGAAGCTTATATAGAGCAGgataaaaaggaggaagagaaggggatGATGCAAATCTGAAGGTTGGCAACCCAATGGTCtttgaggtgccttccaacctgagctgtCCTGTGGTTCTGCCGTTCTATGAtgaagcaggagcagcagggatgtgggAGAGACCAGAGAGGACACGTCCCAGGGTGGCTGCAAAGAGGGGATTTCCATGGGTGTCATAGAGCTGCTGCCCAACCCTATAAGCACGGTGCCCATCCTCGCCCTGCTCCTGTGCGCCCTGGCTGGTGGCCATGTCCCCATGGGGGCCGTGtccccacagagcagccccaccAGCAGATTTATGGCACCCTGGGCACCTCTATTTGTCAAGGGCCGGAGCGGCGCTCCTGACACCGGCACGGATGAAGATGAATTTCCATCCAGCGCAGTTCACCCAGCGACTCCATTAATCCTCAGGGTTCGGATGatgaatttctttctctctcctattttcttttttatttatttcccctctgtTGTCCCCTCCCTCCGCCCTGCCACCGCACCGAGCTGAACAGATGGCTCTTTCCAAGGAAGACGGAGCGCCCGTGAGGACGCACAGCCTGCCCACCGCGCAGCCACGTGGCCGCCAGCGCTCCGAGAAGCCTTGATTTCCTCTGGGAGCTGCAGTGGGATGAGTTCAGTATTCCCAGTGGGtgggaggatggatggatggaggcgAGGAGATGGGAGGCTGCGAGGCCATTTAGCAGGACCTGGCTCCCAAAGGCGAGCAGAGCCTTCGGGATGAGGCTGAGCGCTGGCCTCCGCTTAACCTCCGATTAAACCCAGGGTCAGCAGcg is a genomic window containing:
- the LHX4 gene encoding LIM/homeobox protein Lhx4: MMQSSALAAEGAVKGLPEILGVPVQQIPQCAGCSQHILDKFILKVLDRHWHSSCLKCADCQMQLAERCFARAGSVYCKEDFFKRFGTKCTACQQGIPPTQVVRKAQDFVYHLHCFACIICSRQLATGDEFYLMEDGRLVCKEDYETAKQNDDSEAGAKRPRTTITAKQLETLKNAYKNSPKPARHVREQLSSETGLDMRVVQVWFQNRRAKEKRLKKDAGRHRWGQFYKSVKRSRGAGKLEKESSAEDCGVSDSELSFRDEQILSELGHTNRVYGSVGDVAGGQLLNGGFAMDGTGQPYQDLRDGSPYGLPQSPSSISSLPSHPPLLNGLDYAMDGSMGLGAQGVSQTLRAMAGGGPTSDISTGSSVGYPDFPTSPASWLDDMDHPPF